The region TCTGTGCATCCGTTTCTTTACTTCTCTCTCTGCCAAACTCAATGATCAGTGGCTTTTCAAGCAGCTTGTAGCCATTTAACAAGTCTAGAGCTGCCTGGGCACTTTTGacatctgtgaaacacaaaaaggAAGTTAATCCAGATGTTATATAACAGTGGCAATCAAGTTCTAAGAGGTTCACTTTCTACAGTATATTTCCCTCCCAATTGAAGTCCGGACAATACTTTTTTGAGAATAGTTAGAAAGTACTTTCTAGGCAGCAGTAGTACTTTGTGAAAGAAAAAGTCATATATGTATGACagataaaaataactgtttgctGCATTCTCGGTTTAGCAAAAATCTATTTTGCTGTAACTGTTAAAATAACCATGTCATCTGCAGCTCTAGTAGCACTTTATGGTGGAGAGAAGCCATGCACATGGAACAGAATGGGCTTGAATGAAGCATGTTTGGCTCTACATAAAAACATTAAGAGGATATAGCACTGAAAGATCATGACAACCAATGACTGAGTGCTTGTGGTGTGTTGAGATCTGTTGTTTAGACGTGCTATTCACTTTAAACTGTAGAAATGGTATTATGTCCTGCAGTCCAGTTGGAACCAAGCCAGGGTCCAGAACCAAACTGTAGTCCGCTATTTGAGGACCCCTTTTATATTACATAACATGCTGCAAATTGAATTTAAACCCTATATGCTGGCTTGTTATGGGGGATAATGCTGCACAACTTTTGTCAAGTCTTTCTCTTACCAGAGAATGTAATGAAAGCTTGGCCCTTGAGTCGGCCAGTCAGCAAACGGTACAGAATGGGCTGTGTGTCGTCTTTCTGAAACCTTGAAAAGAGAGAAACCAGCTGAGCCAGTGATGCCCATGGACTCATGTTCTTTACACACAGGACCTACACACacaagagggagagagaaatgtATTCTGATGTCTACAAATATCTAAACTGGGgtcaataaaatacttttttttttttttacaaggatgtgttcaattgatcaaaagtgatagtaaagacttacactgttacaaaagatttacatttgctgttcatcaaagaattttgaagacaaaaatattaggcagcacaactgttacaatactaataataagaaatgtttcttgagcaccaaatcagcatatagtctgaatgatcatgtgacactgaagactggagtaatgaagctgacaattcagctttgccatcacaggattgtaataatatttcacaatattaccatttaCCTGTATTTGTGATAAAAACGAGCTTTGATGGCAATAAGAAAGATTTGAAGAgtagtgtataaataatatGACATAACATGTTATGATACTAAACAACTTCCCAACTTCtacttattgtattatattcgtaaaaattttgtaacatttctaAAGCAGTTATGTTGCTGTTATCCACACTTACATTAGATGGCGTTCCTCTCTGGTAGTTCTTAAATCGTGGAATATTCCGTATACCCTCTTCAGTCTCCCGATTGTTCTTTATCTCTTCATCTGAAATTTCCTCTATCCTTCCACTTACAGTAACAGGCCCATCATGGCTTTGGGCAGAAGCTGCACTTAATGTGCCAATGGACTGGCTTAATGTCATTTTCATAGGTATAATGCTTTTTTCTTGAGACTGAGGTTGGTTGACAGTGTCAGACACAGGGCTTGGTTCTGTGCATATGTGTTGGTCTTTGTTTGGGCTGGAATCATGGACTGTGTGAGTTTGTGATTGGACTGGTTTAGAGCTTGGAGATTCACACTGGATATTAGTGACAATTTTTGGTTGAGGCAAACGCTCTGAAATATCAGCAACATTTTTGTTCTGGTCTTCAAGAAAGTCTTTATAGAAATGGTCCATTGCGCTGGCGGATGTCGCCCCCTGCTGGCTGACTGGTGACTCCTCCTCTGTAGATAGAAAATAcagcaaagttttaaatatgtatgaaaAGTGCCTAAAGGTAAAACTACTAAGTATTACTGTATTCTGTTAACCTCTATGGTAAAGGGCAGTGAGGAAGCTGCAGCGGTCACTGCCTTGAAAAAGAGCCTTTTCGATTTCCATCTCCCTACGGGAAAGTGGCCGACTGCTTGAGAAACGCTGTGGTCTGGACAGCAGCTCCGCATGTGCTGCCATTTTATCCCGGATGGCCTGCAGACGCTCATTCCTCACCTCAGGTGCCACACAAACCCCTCTGCCCTGAGAAAATTATGAATTGGGTCACATTGCATTGAGCTGACGTTCTCCCCCTTTAGATTTCTCACATTCCTTACAATTCAGAATCTCACCATTTACAACATGTCATGCTAAACGTAAGATCAAAATTAAGATAATTAAGATCAGACCTTCAAGGAGCTTTCTGGTTGATCCCTGCATCTCCATAGCTCTATCTCAGCATCTGTAAGACCCAGCTCTCTCAAAGTGGCCAGTTCCTGATCCCCGTCCTGCAAAGCCTGGAACTGGGACAGACTCCTCACACCAGCTGCCTGTTCCCCAAAAGGCTTGTATACTGCTGCTGGAGCAAAGCATTTCTTCTTTGCGACACACCTATAACAAATGAACatgaaaatgtgtaatggaggtaaataaataaataggtccaataaacgataaaaaaataaataaaaataaaaaataaacaaatattgacCAATTTATGTTCTAAAAAACATAATTCAGTACAATAACCAACAGAGACCATCCAAACCAACTTACTGCTATACATGTGTGCGCCagattaaaaattaattgaaaatctATTCAAATTATTAGTAATAGTTAACTTACCTGTCAATGTTTACATCTGTATCTAGTTGCTGCAGCAGCAGATTGTGTAGTTGTCTTTGGCCCTCTGTCTCCTGTTCTTCAGGGATGGGCACATCATCACAGGCATTACGAGTaatactgaggaaaaaaagagaaaagaaaaaaaaaacacatttctgtCAACTGTTTTTCACCATTTCATcgtatttaatacaattaactTTGAATTCTCCCCACCCCAAATTCTAAAATTTGTGTTAAACAATTttagttgttctttttttcagccagcataaaataatattaaagacAGTAAATCCATGACACTATCATGATTTGTTTTTAAGtgatgcttgtttgtttgtttattaagtgatacattttaatacaatttgtCATTTCACTGCACTCCTGTGTTCATGAGGTATAGTAAACGAACAGCTGAAAAGTCACATGTTAAATTGCTTTATTAttccattttaaaaattcagcttttcatgTTAAAAGGTAAAAGCAATTTGtgaagtgtttgttttatttgatgcaCATAGTCGcaatttaatttttactttaaaatttttcaCTATTTGCAGTTTAATGGTCCTACATTTATTCTACGCGGTTTCTACAGTAATCTTATCAAAACAATTaattgaaaacacacacacacacacacacacacacacacatatatatatatatatatatatatatatatatatatgaatgcgCGTTTAAAGTAAATTGTAACATGTCATAAGCAGGAAGCTTGATATTTCTAGTCAAACACTAGTACTAAATACCGTGCACATTGCACATATCAACTGTTCCGCAGTCGGCTAGTCATATGACTAGCTTTATCAACACTAAAGACATCAGCTCGTATCATATGCCACTGAAGGAATAAGTCTTCCCATGCCAGAATACGGTCATATGCAAGTAGTTTCAGTTGCAAATCAACAATCCTCCCTTACCGCTTCATGTTTACATTACAACcacacttcctgtttcaacagGAAGGAAGCTTCGGCTGAAAGGATCATGGGAGCTGTAGTTTAAATCAAAGGACAAGTTAGGCATCTCACTGCAATGCAAACAgagttgccaactaattttcagggtaagttgctaaaggaaggtcgatttgttgctaaaagttgctaaatgacgttgtgatgtcattgctCGATGACATCATTGCGTAATTACGACGCAAAAATGTGTCACTACagcaaatctcagcaaaaaaaaaaaaaaagttatatgttaatttagatttgtttgtaaaataatataaatgcctaatataatattaaaatataaataactgtatttttaaatacaacactTACCCAGTTTTGaaccattcatttttatttatttattttttttttttttattagcttgTGAACttataaaactacacattctgaacagttatagttttaagcagtgtattagtagttagttagtgcactgtaaaaaatgtaaagctgacaacttaaaatttcaaggcATCTTGCTGCACAgcttttttgagtttactcagCTTTGGACCAAGTTGTTCACTCAACCCAAGTCAGTGAGTAAAGTCACACATAGTTTTGTTAGTTAAAAAGACTTGTAATGCTTTTCCAATGTGTCTCAAATCATGTTCTgtgaacttttttttacttgtttacaaATGACAAACATTAATGGGAAAGTTAGTCTAATAAGTAAACAATATTGTCTTTGTTTGTAAGACAACTTACATGACTGAGATATCCAGAAAACGGACAAAAGTGGTTGAACGTACTCTAGGCCTCAAAACTAGACATTAACCTCAAGAACAGTGACAATCgacaaatgttaaaaagattAGCACTTTACAtcacagtacaacaaataactaacaataatgataaaacaacaacaaaaaagtttaaatgaaatcaGAAAACAGCTAAACAATAATCCTGTAACAGTAACTgcatcatttattcatgctgcaatgcatgctgggaactcacAAAGCCTTAACATTTCAACAATATGAAATTCTTTGTTCAGACAACTGTGTTTGACTAGTTGGGACAACATTTGGGGTAATTTTGTTGGTCTGACAAGGGTTTTTATGCAGTTTcaagaaaatagcatttttttttttttttaagtatatgaGACTCAAAAGGTTTCGTAAATTGGAAAATGTgcagttgcattttttacagtgtgtgccaCAATCTAAGAAAAGTCTgcaaaaatagggcacaatctactatgttaatattaaggattttttttattttattttttttacctgcatttttaattacttattttaatgtatttgtgttttcgggttacaaCGAATAATGGATAACACATAATGTCCTGAAAAATTACTAgtaccttttacatttttcttacagtgtactaactgatcaacaatcgtaGGTACAAGCTAAGGTGTAACATaaatgaacaactattattatcaaattgaacaattgcaaatagcagctaacttaattcatgtgatgtgtgtactgctatgCATCTTTGGTTTActcattttgtgtaatttagatgGAAACTGTGTGCCTTTTTATCGTTTGAGTcatttatcaaaagttgctaaaaaattgccaaataaatgttaaaaatagctaaatttgttgctagctgcttctggaagaaaaagttgctagctgaaaagttgctaaatttagcaacaaaatggctaagttggcaacactgtatGCAAATAGCATATCTCAGTAGTTTAAGACTGTAGAGTATCACGACGTAGTATCATGACAAACAAAtatgaatgataaaaaatatatatttatttcaatgtaTTTAATCTTTAATAGTTGATTGACAATTCTCACACAATGAAAAATAAGTCAATTTCACAAAGATTTTATGATTTAGCCAATATCACGACAAACACGATTACCTTAGCAGCACTATATTTGGAAACTAAGCTGCAAAAACGGGTCATTTAGAAACAGTCGTGGTATTGACGTCACAGCCATGAGCACATTAACATATGATCGCCCACATTTATAGCCCACCCAGTCATGGAGAAACTAAAAGGAGGTTAATATTTCTAAAGATCCGAGGAAAATCGCAgtgttattttcgtctgtatttaGATGTGGGGGAAATCCATCAAACGCTGTGTCATTCCTGGCTGTAGGATCGAGCCCGTGTCTCTGCACAGCCTCCCAAAGGATCCCAGCATCAGAAATGAATGGCTAAAGTTTCTCTTTACCGACGTTCCTGATCGTTACAGTCCTACATTAACAATCTGTTCAGCGCATTTCAGTACCGACTCATTTGTGAACCTATCACAGTTTAATGCAGGCTATGCAAGTAAACTCTTACTGAAGGAAGGGAGAGTGCCGACTATATTGGACCCGACACCAAACCCGCAATCCGTAAGTAAAATTTCCTACTTTTTTACGCGTGAGAAACCATACACTGTATTGGCTCTTTATAGCTTCAAGTTTCCCATTGCACCCttaacttcctgtttcaatagGAAGTGAGTGTAAGTGAAGCGGattatgggaaatgtagttgAAACCAACGGAAAAGGTAAAACATTTGAGAGATAACAGCTTTAAAAGTGATCATATCTACTGACCcttattttaaatcttttaatcacatttttaaatttatgcatatataaataaatcttttaaaaatcttttaaatatggaatgtcatggaaaatGGGAATGTTGCAAGAACTGTGAAAAGCTTATGCAAATTAAACATATTACTGTGTGtatatctctatatatatatatatatatatattcatgccatggtctgtctgaatactcgattctgattggctggcaggtgttgataagttcgttgaactgcacaggtagttccaggtcagtttaatccaTGGTTTAATCACGTTAATGcccttcctataaacattggtaaccatagcaacatacagttacagtagAATAGTactacagacgaaaataaccgtcatttttatcgttccagtcaaatattgcagcacaaatattgttaacatctttaatatatgaatgctgggaaatgaccatggcataaacgggataatcaacggctagctgtgcattaaacgatttgaatgcacttcgcggaggcaatCACCCTCCGCTGCAAACACGGTTATTTTCGTTTGTagtactattcaactgtaactgtatgttgcTATGGtcaccaatgtttataggaagcgcattaatatagaacgtgattaaactgacctggaactacctgtgcagttcaacgaatttaatcaacacctgccagccaatcagaatcgagtattcagacagcccatggcataaatatataggctatatattattaatattattattttttaaataaactttatagAAACACCTGCCCATTATGTAGCCATCACATTTCGTGAAAAGGCATTCTCACATTGTTTAACCCTGAAGCAcaagaaaattatattaatgagcaaacttattaatttaatatgcaAAACTATATTAACATATGACCGCCCATGTTTAGGCTGGCTCGCCCTCTCATAGTGAAACATTCTCTTCCTCATGGAAACGAAAAATAAGTCAGCTGGCATATCTGTGGGGGAAATTCATAAAACATTGTGCTATTCCCGGCTGTAGAATAACGTCTGCATCCCTGCATTGCCTTCCAAAGTATCCCAACATTAGAAACGAGTAATCAATGAGTAACACTTTGGCTaaggtgtttttatttttatttttaaaaagtccctAAACGTTATAGGCTGAACCTGCTGGTTTGTTCAGCACATTTCATAGCAGCCTATTTTGTGAACCGCTCACAATTCAATGCAGGCTTCGCAAAGTAACTGAAAGGACCCGACACCAAACCTGCAGCATGTTAGTAATTTGTTAAAAACTCTTTGAACGGTCTCTTATAACAGATTGTCCCTTACCGCTTCATGTTTCCCGTTGTACGGAGGCTTCCGGTTATCATAGGAAGTGTAGTTTGAAAGGAGTGTGGGAAATGTAGTTGAAAACTGGGGAAAAGACATAACAGTCCTCTGCAAAGAAATATGTTATTCATCAAGAGCCGATTATTATTGATAGTTATATACAAAAACTTTCAATCACGAGGGGAAATATAAAGGAGGAAAATgaatcaaaacacatttttaaaatgcagggGCATGAACATGTTTTTATGCAAATAACCCCCAAATAGTGATCCTTTTGCAAGGGATTCATTAATATTGTGAGAACtagtataatattataaaaaggacatttttccaaattatatatatatatatatatatatatataatagtttaATAGAATCATGAATATGGTCATTTAAAGTCAAAAGAAGTGATCTTTATTATTTGGTTTCAGGTTAACCTTAACTTTTACTTGTTTGACTGAGACTGTCAgtggaataaaataatttctgttaACCTCCTCATTTCCATAGATGCAGAATAAAACTGTAACCACGTCAAGTTCGGTGAgtgttaattttttatgtttatttttcaaagatctCTTAGTGGCCTCTGGACCCCAGTTTGAAAACTCTTgatcagtgttgggtaagttactctaaaaaagtaattaattactagttactaattacatcttcaacagtgtaattagattactgtacaaattactctctccaaaaagtatttaattacttattactAATTACTAAAATCCTATATCAACCTCGACAAGTTAATGATACAAGGATAGACAtgaaacagttcttttaattctttcaaataaataatcaaaatcaGATATCATAATAGATAACTACATAAATTattctggtcacactttagattagagtccagttctcactattaactaactattaactatgacttttgcctcaatattctcctaattactgcttattaatagtaaagtagttgttaaatttaagaaTTGTGTAAGGTTAAGGATTTAGAATAAGGTCTTGCAGAATACgacattaatatgtgtttttaccaactagttaatagtgagaattggacactaaagtgttaccaatatttttattaactcaccaaagtatttaaagtgagaataaaaagcatgcattttaaggttaaactttaattttgatgataaaTCCACTAGCTTACTGTGTATTAATGTTCTAC is a window of Onychostoma macrolepis isolate SWU-2019 chromosome 21, ASM1243209v1, whole genome shotgun sequence DNA encoding:
- the rbm41 gene encoding RNA-binding protein 41 isoform X1; the encoded protein is MQMQGCCPFKKAAKMVSLQRAAFGALPSCLRRFKTALQISDGSDRCATHRLCHKLHKGLLCLFPSFQLHFPHSFQTTLPMITGSLRTTGNMKRITRNACDDVPIPEEQETEGQRQLHNLLLQQLDTDVNIDRCVAKKKCFAPAAVYKPFGEQAAGVRSLSQFQALQDGDQELATLRELGLTDAEIELWRCRDQPESSLKGRGVCVAPEVRNERLQAIRDKMAAHAELLSRPQRFSSSRPLSRREMEIEKALFQGSDRCSFLTALYHREEESPVSQQGATSASAMDHFYKDFLEDQNKNVADISERLPQPKIVTNIQCESPSSKPVQSQTHTVHDSSPNKDQHICTEPSPVSDTVNQPQSQEKSIIPMKMTLSQSIGTLSAASAQSHDGPVTVSGRIEEISDEEIKNNRETEEGIRNIPRFKNYQRGTPSNVLCVKNMSPWASLAQLVSLFSRFQKDDTQPILYRLLTGRLKGQAFITFSDVKSAQAALDLLNGYKLLEKPLIIEFGRERSKETDAQTDGPSVHPNTPSVQKNETSCNEKPA
- the rbm41 gene encoding RNA-binding protein 41 isoform X2; amino-acid sequence: MKRITRNACDDVPIPEEQETEGQRQLHNLLLQQLDTDVNIDRCVAKKKCFAPAAVYKPFGEQAAGVRSLSQFQALQDGDQELATLRELGLTDAEIELWRCRDQPESSLKGRGVCVAPEVRNERLQAIRDKMAAHAELLSRPQRFSSSRPLSRREMEIEKALFQGSDRCSFLTALYHREEESPVSQQGATSASAMDHFYKDFLEDQNKNVADISERLPQPKIVTNIQCESPSSKPVQSQTHTVHDSSPNKDQHICTEPSPVSDTVNQPQSQEKSIIPMKMTLSQSIGTLSAASAQSHDGPVTVSGRIEEISDEEIKNNRETEEGIRNIPRFKNYQRGTPSNVLCVKNMSPWASLAQLVSLFSRFQKDDTQPILYRLLTGRLKGQAFITFSDVKSAQAALDLLNGYKLLEKPLIIEFGRERSKETDAQTDGPSVHPNTPSVQKNETSCNEKPA